A genomic window from Clostridium aceticum includes:
- a CDS encoding response regulator codes for MDKIRILLVDDHSLVRQGLKQILELESDLQVVGQAGDGEEAILKVQQLKPDVTLLDINMPKLNGIHTLRRLKDMDSTTKVIMLTFHEDREYICETINLGANGYVLKDAEGDSLIKAIRDVHSGVAYIHPSIATDLVREFSNRTIKEGEETKLTRREYEVLTLIADGLNNKEIACNLFISEKTVKNHVSNIFKKIDVNDRTQAAIYAYKHNIKKI; via the coding sequence ATGGATAAGATTAGAATATTATTAGTAGATGATCACTCGTTAGTAAGACAAGGATTAAAACAAATATTAGAATTAGAAAGTGATCTACAAGTAGTGGGGCAGGCAGGCGATGGGGAAGAAGCTATATTGAAAGTGCAGCAATTAAAGCCGGATGTGACTTTATTAGATATAAATATGCCTAAATTAAATGGAATACATACATTAAGGCGGCTGAAGGATATGGACAGCACAACAAAAGTGATTATGTTAACTTTTCATGAAGATAGAGAATACATTTGTGAGACAATTAATCTAGGTGCTAATGGTTATGTATTAAAGGATGCAGAAGGAGATAGCTTAATAAAGGCTATTAGGGATGTACACAGTGGTGTGGCTTATATACATCCTAGTATAGCAACGGATTTAGTAAGAGAGTTTAGTAATAGAACGATCAAAGAAGGGGAAGAAACAAAGTTAACTAGGAGGGAATATGAGGTATTAACCTTGATTGCTGATGGATTAAACAACAAGGAGATTGCCTGTAATCTTTTTATAAGTGAAAAGACAGTAAAAAATCATGTTTCAAACATATTTAAGAAAATTGATGTAAATGATCGAACTCAAGCTGCAATTTATGCATATAAACACAATATAAAGAAAATATAA
- a CDS encoding DUF896 domain-containing protein, whose product MLSKEKIQRINELAKLSKARGLSLEEKKEQDDLRKEYIEVFRKSFRKQLDSIEIVD is encoded by the coding sequence ATGTTATCAAAAGAAAAAATCCAAAGAATTAATGAATTAGCGAAACTTTCGAAGGCAAGAGGCCTTAGTTTAGAGGAAAAAAAGGAACAAGATGATTTAAGAAAAGAATATATAGAAGTTTTTAGAAAATCCTTTAGGAAACAATTGGATTCTATAGAAATCGTAGATTGA
- a CDS encoding selenium metabolism-associated LysR family transcriptional regulator — MDLKQLESFVIIAKLKSFSKAADYLYLTQPTISSHIINLEKELNTTLINRTNKKISLTKAGEVLYEYAVNIINLKENAKFKLEEFKGKITGNIEIACSTIPEQYILPDIICEFSKFYPDVTFNMSHYDSKQVVEGILQGEVDFGVVGAKISHSQLKYLELLTDEIVLVTPFSEPYGSFETEVNLKDILQENFIFRERGSGTRTLLESTLKKHKINANDLKIIAYIENTEAIKQCIRKGLGISFLSKYAIENEVKHNLLKTFKIKDVNLDRSFYLVCHKYRSPSPLETVFQKFVWDYFKI; from the coding sequence ATGGACCTTAAACAACTTGAGTCTTTTGTAATTATTGCAAAGCTCAAAAGCTTTTCAAAAGCTGCAGATTATTTATACTTAACACAGCCCACCATCAGCAGCCATATTATTAATCTAGAAAAGGAATTAAATACTACCCTCATTAATAGAACCAACAAAAAAATTTCTCTTACGAAGGCAGGAGAAGTTTTGTATGAGTATGCTGTCAATATTATTAATTTAAAGGAAAATGCCAAGTTTAAACTGGAGGAATTCAAAGGAAAAATTACAGGTAATATTGAAATAGCCTGCAGCACTATACCCGAACAGTATATTCTCCCTGATATCATTTGTGAGTTCAGTAAGTTTTATCCTGATGTTACCTTCAATATGTCTCATTATGATTCAAAACAAGTGGTAGAAGGGATTCTACAAGGAGAAGTAGACTTTGGTGTAGTAGGAGCAAAAATAAGCCATAGTCAGCTTAAGTATTTAGAACTACTTACCGATGAAATTGTGTTAGTTACTCCCTTTAGTGAACCCTATGGGTCTTTTGAAACAGAGGTCAACCTCAAAGATATATTACAAGAAAATTTTATCTTTCGTGAGCGAGGTTCTGGCACAAGGACATTATTAGAATCTACTTTAAAAAAGCACAAAATAAATGCAAATGATTTAAAGATTATTGCTTACATTGAAAATACTGAAGCTATTAAACAATGTATAAGAAAAGGACTGGGCATATCTTTTTTGTCTAAATATGCTATTGAAAATGAAGTGAAGCATAATCTACTAAAGACCTTTAAAATTAAGGATGTAAATCTAGATCGGAGTTTTTATTTAGTTTGTCATAAATACCGCTCCCCTTCTCCTTTAGAAACGGTCTTTCAAAAATTTGTGTGGGATTATTTTAAAATATAA
- a CDS encoding DegV family protein, whose amino-acid sequence MKIITDSSCDLPQELLKEHGILVVPLGIEIDGNDYIDCIDLSHHDFYKKMAASNNIPKTSQPSPQRFIDAFKEGLQKYGEVLSIHLSSKLSGTYSTAMMAKDMVNEKIEVFDSLSGSLGLGLQVLKASQLAKEGFSVEKIMEKLKEYREEMKVIVYLETLENAVKGGRVTKTKEIVANLLNLKPIVHVEEGYVRILKTVRGKKKAMRTMLDMMEEKNISFKDRIIGITHCDCLEEALKLKEEIIEKFNPAEVMVTTMGPVIGSHSGLGGLLVCF is encoded by the coding sequence ATGAAAATTATAACTGATAGTTCCTGTGATTTGCCTCAGGAGTTGTTGAAGGAGCATGGCATTTTAGTAGTACCTTTAGGTATAGAAATTGATGGCAATGATTATATTGATTGTATTGACTTAAGTCACCATGATTTCTATAAAAAAATGGCAGCCTCCAATAATATTCCAAAGACTTCTCAGCCGTCACCTCAAAGGTTCATAGATGCCTTTAAAGAAGGGCTACAAAAATATGGTGAAGTCCTTAGTATTCATCTATCCTCTAAATTAAGTGGTACATATAGCACTGCGATGATGGCTAAGGATATGGTAAATGAAAAAATTGAAGTTTTTGATTCTTTGAGTGGGTCGTTAGGTCTAGGTCTACAGGTGTTAAAGGCTTCTCAATTAGCCAAAGAGGGGTTCAGTGTAGAAAAAATCATGGAGAAACTAAAAGAGTATAGGGAAGAAATGAAGGTGATTGTTTACCTAGAAACTTTAGAAAATGCAGTTAAAGGAGGCAGAGTAACAAAAACAAAGGAAATTGTTGCTAACCTGCTGAATCTAAAACCAATTGTACATGTAGAAGAAGGCTACGTAAGAATATTAAAAACAGTACGTGGAAAGAAGAAGGCTATGAGAACAATGCTTGATATGATGGAAGAAAAAAATATAAGCTTTAAGGATCGTATCATAGGTATTACACATTGTGATTGCTTAGAGGAGGCTTTGAAATTAAAAGAAGAAATTATCGAGAAGTTTAACCCAGCTGAAGTCATGGTTACTACGATGGGTCCAGTAATTGGTAGCCATTCAGGGTTAGGTGGTCTTTTAGTTTGCTTCTAA
- a CDS encoding sensor histidine kinase, giving the protein MNNHILGITKMNEIFTKILMSIEESKSEIFDVAENIRRECSEFEKQLVDIQENIRQLIKEVDELQGLEKQSRRELLKVSKNFKEHREEDIRQAYEKANTLQIQLIIKRQQESEFIKKRTEIEIRLKNTKKTLEKAEGLTSKIGVVQDFLQGNLQDINNTLEDIKQKHVLGRKIIHTQEEERRRVARDIHDGPAQSLANLVIKAEVCEKLLEVDVERSKEELQDLKKCIRESIKDIRKIIYNLQPMSIDDVGFIPTIQRYIEKYQSETNIVVEFIILSDFSLDDSTKSLCLFRIVQEALNNVRKHAKATNIKIYIEMKQEEIFLNILDNGIGFDTEQIKLRQEEESGFGLLSIQERVGLLSGNVDIKSELNKGTKISITIPI; this is encoded by the coding sequence ATGAACAATCACATACTAGGCATAACCAAGATGAATGAGATTTTTACTAAAATATTAATGTCAATAGAAGAAAGTAAATCGGAGATTTTTGATGTTGCTGAAAATATCAGAAGAGAATGTAGTGAGTTTGAGAAACAATTAGTAGACATCCAAGAAAATATACGTCAACTTATCAAAGAAGTAGACGAACTACAAGGATTAGAGAAACAAAGCAGAAGAGAACTTTTAAAAGTAAGCAAGAACTTTAAAGAACATAGAGAAGAAGATATACGTCAAGCCTATGAAAAAGCCAATACGCTGCAAATACAGCTAATAATAAAAAGACAACAAGAAAGTGAATTTATAAAAAAAAGAACTGAGATAGAAATAAGGCTAAAAAATACAAAAAAGACATTGGAAAAAGCAGAAGGGCTTACATCAAAGATTGGGGTTGTTCAGGACTTCTTACAAGGAAACCTGCAGGATATCAATAATACCCTAGAAGATATAAAACAAAAACATGTTTTAGGACGAAAAATTATTCATACTCAGGAAGAAGAACGTAGAAGAGTAGCACGAGATATTCATGATGGTCCTGCTCAATCTTTAGCAAATTTAGTCATTAAGGCAGAAGTGTGTGAGAAATTGTTAGAGGTAGATGTGGAGAGAAGTAAAGAAGAGCTACAAGATCTAAAAAAATGTATTAGAGAAAGTATTAAAGACATTCGAAAGATTATTTATAATTTGCAACCTATGTCTATAGACGATGTGGGTTTTATACCAACGATCCAACGATATATAGAAAAATATCAGAGTGAAACCAATATTGTAGTAGAATTTATTATATTATCTGATTTTAGCCTAGATGATTCGACTAAAAGTTTATGTCTATTTCGGATTGTACAAGAAGCTTTGAATAATGTAAGAAAGCACGCAAAAGCTACCAATATAAAAATTTATATTGAAATGAAGCAAGAAGAGATATTTTTAAATATCTTAGACAATGGAATTGGCTTTGACACTGAACAAATAAAACTTAGGCAAGAAGAAGAAAGTGGGTTCGGGTTACTTAGTATTCAAGAAAGAGTGGGTTTGCTAAGTGGTAATGTGGATATTAAGAGTGAACTTAATAAAGGTACAAAAATTTCGATAACAATACCGATATAA